A segment of the Centropristis striata isolate RG_2023a ecotype Rhode Island chromosome 15, C.striata_1.0, whole genome shotgun sequence genome:
GATGGAACATTTACAAAATAGGACTTTTACTGAAACAGAGTActtccacagtgtggtattagtatgtTTACAACAGTAAAGGGACTGAGAACCTCTTCCACCAGTGCATATTGACATACTAACACTTACTATTTCCATGACACAGAATGAATGTAGTACTCAGTGAGTACCAGCAGGTTGCACTATGACTCATCATTTGACTGGCTGTGGAGGAAATCTTCAACCTCCACATGATCAGTCTGAATTAGTTTGGATTAttagttctggcaaccacagctgccggtattttaccgtaaattaaacagattattttttacagtgtacagttaaCACATAGCTGAGCCATTTTGACCAGTTCTCTTcaaaaaatatcagtttggtttcttagtttaaatgtaattctctccataacatatatattgtaaattacatcAACCCAATCATTTATTGTTGGTTTGTCTTTCTTAAGCCATTTCCTGGTCAGAGCCTTTTTACCCCCACTAACAACACTCTCAAAAGGTATTTGTCCCACTTAGCATATTCAAGTCCGTCCAGATCACATAAGTACATGACTTTGAAGtttagaaacattttctttttaaaaacagtctcCAGGACCCCAACAATCTCTCCTCTTGTGAGACTGTGAGGCCTCCCTCTGCTTCCCATCTGTCCTTAATTTCTAAAGTATGATCACTATTAAGATTTTGAAGAGCTGAATATAGTTTAGATATTATCTTTTGGAGGGTGGCATTATTGTAAGCCCTCTGAAAACCAtatgccaccatacctcagcactttattaaactggtcacatagtaattatccagcACGCTCTAGCGAttgcttaactctatggagtcttgggctattttgtccattttgaatccttttcatcctgcctgtatacaccacttaaaaaatatctaaatgccatgttggtatatttttttttcagcacaacttcacctatatgacctaataataattgattttttattctgatgtACTGGAAGAATGTTGGAAGaacaaaaaccaacataaatgtgatcttgtgattgtgtgtgatcctgtcatccaactctgctttttattctagtgggactctattttatttgtgtctttagcctaacaattttggtcattttgtgtatttttttagtccttttgtgtctttgtaagtcattttgtgtcttttttttgccattttgtttaattttgtgtaattttgtgtctttttttagtcattttgtgtctgtgtgtctatcTTTGgtcattctatgtcttttttagtcctttagtccaacataaaatgtgattttgaatcttttttttaactttcaaaacaccatcatgctcaataaaaaaatgtaaatgttgcaaatgtgaacaaaggttgcaaatacaacatataagagggttccatccagttctatcatttgatactaaatatatttgagcttgtctccagttttacttggtatttcatcatcaaactgaaactggcttcatggagtttacagccagaactttagaggtaaatttacagtagggctccacgctgctttgttttctagtctggatgtcatcaagaagtctggatttggcgAATTTGAAAAAACTGCttttagtttttctgctgcatccacctggaacatcttacaggatataaactcaacacaattcttactatgggccagtttaaaactatgataaccaataactctgcttTTGGCTGTAACTGTTTGTAATGTTTTCAATGATTTTCAATGATTTCAATGGGGTTTTGTCTGTTGTTCGTTCTGTCattatgttttttctgtgcTCTCGCCATCATTGAAAATGAGGGCTTGCCCTCAATAATTCCTCCTGATATATATAAAAGATGAAtgaatcacatgcacacagcacactgcttactgcagggctaccGAGGCCACGCCCCTATTGAGGCCACGcaccctacatgcactgtgcattcctccatcattaacatgttgaatgggactttttttggaGGGAGAGAAACTCCTTTCATTTAACCTTTTGAACAGGACTTTTGGGGATTTTTGGATGGGggttattttacttaattttttgaTTGGGTGGggtatttaactcaacattcatgtttttgttcttcaataaataattgattgttcaataaaataattgaaactTGATAAGTTGTATTTACAAATTAATccgttaaaatgttttttttatttgtattattttgcatggatgtctgcttatgacaaagcgtttatatttatgtttggatgTGATATAGTTCTTTTAAATTACCCCCAATTTTCCAGTTAACACCCCTAAATTCCCATACATTTCCATAATTCTTATGGAAAGTTTCTGATTTGGAATAtctccaaaattccccagcttaacttcacacggaaagtttctggaaaatAATTTTCTACCCCTTTACAATCCttcttgtattttacttgagtgtttccacTGAACGTCACCTTATCCAACCCTGACTCCGATAGAATTGGGAcgttgttttaaaatgtaaaacagaatgtgataatgaGCTAGTCCTTTTTGGCATACTCAAAGAActgcacaaataaaatataattcatgTTCAAACTTGATACTGTGAATATGCACTCTGAATCCAGAATTCAGTGTTTTATACAGTTACTCACTATATGCAGCTGAAGtcactttttaaatattgatccggacagtttaaacattaacattaaaccGGTGTCTCTGTTCTGTGAGTCATTCCTTCACTGATGTGATCCAACACGTTTCTCTCATGTTTTCATCCAGCTTCCCTCCCTGTGGGCTTTGGGAACTgtttgatatttaatatttgtcaTCTGGATcaatattgtctttattttaatgcaGAGAAAATCATGAGAGAGTGGAGACATTGCTGTGGAGGTTAATTTTAAGTCAGCATTGctccttttaatcattttgtcttgaATTCAATGGTCTTTTTACATCCTTTCTGCTGccaaattacaaatattattatgttttaaaattgaGTTCAATAGGCTACATTGAGTATTGTATATATCTCTATTAAGCATTACtttatgaatgtatttattttaaccctatCCCAGAAACTTCATTGATACTCATtcgaaaaaatatcaaaatattgatAAATTTTCCATTTCCTGGTTATCAGGACTCCTTCATTGCTGTTATTTAAGGATGTTTCCtcaaagttttaattattttttagttttttgttgttgtttttgttttgttttttcaaattagCCTCTCAGATTGTCAGTTTTGGGAGACGTAGGGGgactaaaaacagaaatatttgatgTGAATAATGAGTCCTCTGTGTTCCTGCGATGTCTCCACACAGCcagggcctgtgtgtgtgtgtgtgtgtgtgtgtgtgtgtgtgtgtgtgtgtgtgtgttacagagaCAAAGTCCTTTTGTACTGCAGTATTTCCTTCCATCAGTGGAAACTGTCTGTTCATTCTCTTAAAATGGTTTTATggtttaaatacttttaaaaaatgtaatttgaacAATAAATGTGCATTTGCAGTAAAAGCAGAGAAACCGAGAACGTCCAACAGTACAAAAATAACTCCCACAAGTAAATATTTCACTGTCTACAACAGACttcataaataacaaaaaaatacaagagaaATCAAATCTTTGGAAGAATTTTCAGACAAAATTAGCAAACCCAAAGACAAACATTTTCATACAAGACATTAGGGACTCAGTTatcaatgaatcaataaagACTTCACCATCAGGAcgtcacacactcacaaacagtgtgtgtgtgtccctggcCCATCCCTCAGCTCTGTCACAGAGACACACTTTGTTTTCGTCTTAACTGGacaatgaacacacacatataaacacacacacacacacacacacacacacacgctaacaCTCACAGGATGGCTGCCGTCTCGCCTTGCCGCTGTCAAATGCCTCAGACCTTCATCATCTTCCTTTTGGTGCTGTCAGGTGAGACACAACCTGCCGacatcttttattttcattctgtctcACTCCACTGGATTTACAGCTAGAgttgaattttttatttattttgcacaataataagacaaaagacaaggataaaGAGATAACAACAGGAAGGTGCAAGGTGgcggcaagaaacccaaaagggcttttacagggcctctacctatattaaaattaaaaaacaagtaattatgaaatagaaaaaaagttgcttattattatttttttatataaaagtaaaataaaacaaaagtgtagaaatgtgtgtgtgtgcatgcgtgcctgtgtatgagtgtgtgtcttAGTGAGCTGAGCATCAGAACTACTAAACTGCTCTTGAATGTgttcagagaggaaaactgtattGAACTATTAAACTGATCATTCCGGAGTATTGAtcctctgtattttaaggaaaattgACCAAGGGTAGTATGATAGTGAGGAGGTGTAATCTTGTTAATTGCCTAGTTTTGTACTTATTTGTgagttgacatggaaatattcactgaaaggtTTAGGAATGGAATTaggaatatacatatattaaattagattagattaggttagatttgactttattaatcccactgcggggaaatttctttgttacagccgaccacaaaaattgcacacaaaattatttatatttatatatatattattaatatattatccctttaagataaagataaaaaataaacaatctaatagaaaaaggcatttaacaatatacaatatactatatacaacttagtgcaaattatagataaaaatgcatatttggtatatattgatCTGAATTTACTTTACAGATAAGGATctttacacacaaaaattatacatacatatatatgcatatattgtgtgtgtgtgtgtgtgtgagtgtgtgtagaaGTACAGTTGAAACAATgagttaattaattttttactgtaattttatttattgacttgGTTGAAAGAAAACTAATTGCATTTGTTGGAAAACTATTTTGTTGGCtgaagtcatttttcatgcaaaaacatttcatggTTCACGTATCACAAATGTGaagattctgtgtttttttttctttgaatgattttaatgtattatttttaattttgaggtTTGTACTGTTAGTTGAAGGAAACAAACACTGTGAATTATACATTAtggaattgaaattgaaattgaaaacagAGCGTAGAGAAGacaattaatgaaaaaatgtgacacttagttttttttgtatatatatatatatatatatatatatatatatatatatacacttgtctgaatttgatgcatttagtgtttatttatgttttatacaaCGTCATAACATTTTTGAAATCAGGGTTGTATATTTACTATGTGCATATgttatattgatattatataatattatattcagtgcatgataatatatatatatatatgtatatatatatatatatatatatatatatataattatttatgtgtgtgtgtgtgtgtgtgtgtgtgtgtgtgttgcaggtagacagttttcctctgtttcctgttttaaaGTGGCGGAGGGGGGCGTAGCCTCTCTGTCCTGTCAGTACTCTGTGAAGCGGTTTGGTCTGAGTCGGGTCTGCTGGGGTCGCGGCTGCGGGACATTCTGGTGCAACAACATTTTGGTGCAGACAGACGAGCATGGCGTCATCTCCAAGGTCAGGCCGTCAATTAAaagttttgatcattttaacagctTTGGTTCAGACAAAAGACGTCTTTTAGTTCTGGTCTGATTCATGTTTACAGCCAAGAGTAGAGATTGTTTTGGTGATCCTATATCATCCAGTCAATGGAGATTTATAACCTGACTCTGGTGCTGCAGGTGGAGGACAGGTACCGGCTGACAGGGGACGTcctggatggacagatggaccTGGACATCCTGAACGTGAGGCGGACGGACAGCGGGCCGTACTGCTGCAGGGTGGACATCGACGGGATCTTCAATGACAAGAAAGTCATCATGAACCTGAGAGTGGTCAAAGGTGAGAAGAACCACACCACATCActttacacaaacacaattaaagGACCAGTCTGCAAGTTTTGTCCTCCGTGACATAAGCCGTGTTTCACTACGGGGAAAagtgtccaccgggaaagtctcaggccacaccctctctaaagtcctctcactctgcgtgtctccactacaagttagcccccagagggatttagagactctggaggtgacgtatggttttcaccgtcactaactgtgcacaacgtcagcagctgaaagcatcatggc
Coding sequences within it:
- the timd4 gene encoding T-cell immunoglobulin and mucin domain-containing protein 4 produces the protein MAAVSPCRCQMPQTFIIFLLVLSGRQFSSVSCFKVAEGGVASLSCQYSVKRFGLSRVCWGRGCGTFWCNNILVQTDEHGVISKVEDRYRLTGDVLDGQMDLDILNVRRTDSGPYCCRVDIDGIFNDKKVIMNLRVVKAPVTSSPPSMTTTTAMTIQSTEPSVSTVNWKSLLSSQLDLLRRNSTRLHSDTVGVEDSLPSLSLQINVPILSLSLSVLLILAAVFLFLAFKRGIYRRALKPGCFSSEEPPHIIYEIRMRRPVQENIYTLD